The Peribacillus sp. FSL P2-0133 genome has a segment encoding these proteins:
- a CDS encoding sirohydrochlorin chelatase, with protein MKAVLFVGHGSRLASGNEEVLHFIENMIPALDERFLVETCFLEFAAPNISKGIDNCVKRGATEVIVIPIILLHAGHSKLHIPAEIEDGKTKYPEVKFTYGQTIGVHHDVLTILTDRLEEAGFDTTSEHAETAILLIGRGGSDADANSDIYKISRLLWEKLNVKWVETAFMGVTDPHVDEGIERCTRLGAKKVVMLPYFLFTGVLMERMEDMLKGYQELYQDQEFILAKYFGYHPTLQNILQERVIEASEGRSSGARDLENYRKHVEEHGHAHHHHHHDHDHDHHHDHDHHDHDHHHDHDGQVVGTSK; from the coding sequence ATGAAAGCAGTTTTGTTCGTAGGACACGGAAGCCGCTTGGCTTCGGGAAACGAAGAAGTCCTTCATTTTATTGAAAATATGATTCCGGCATTGGATGAGCGCTTCCTTGTAGAAACGTGCTTCTTGGAATTTGCGGCACCGAATATATCCAAAGGCATTGATAATTGTGTAAAACGAGGGGCTACTGAAGTTATCGTCATACCGATCATTTTGTTGCATGCAGGTCATTCGAAATTACATATCCCAGCTGAAATAGAAGATGGGAAAACAAAGTATCCAGAAGTGAAATTCACATATGGCCAAACGATCGGGGTCCACCATGATGTATTGACAATCCTGACAGACCGTCTTGAGGAAGCGGGATTCGATACAACCTCTGAACATGCTGAGACAGCAATATTGCTAATTGGCCGAGGTGGCAGTGATGCTGATGCAAATAGTGATATATATAAAATTTCACGATTATTATGGGAAAAATTAAACGTTAAATGGGTCGAAACAGCTTTCATGGGTGTAACGGACCCGCACGTTGATGAAGGCATTGAGCGATGCACTCGCTTAGGGGCAAAAAAAGTAGTGATGCTGCCATATTTCCTCTTCACAGGGGTGTTGATGGAAAGAATGGAGGATATGCTGAAAGGCTATCAAGAGCTATATCAAGATCAAGAATTCATTTTGGCGAAGTATTTTGGGTATCATCCAACATTACAGAACATTCTGCAAGAACGTGTAATTGAAGCTAGTGAAGGCAGATCAAGCGGGGCACGTGATTTGGAAAACTATCGTAAACATGTCGAGGAACATGGGCATGCCCACCATCATCACCATCACGACCACGATCACGATCACCATCATGACCACGACCATCACGACCACGACCATCACCACGATCACGATGGGCAAGTGGTGGGGACGTCAAAATGA
- the cbiE gene encoding precorrin-6y C5,15-methyltransferase (decarboxylating) subunit CbiE, with translation MSQSIKLIGIGDNGQESLLPQYAQWIEESEVLVGGERVLSFFPNYTGKKIVIKGGLKKVVEQLQDETRPTVVLASGDPLFYGMGGYLSSKINIEVYPYFSSIQLAFAKMGESWQDAFLVSVHGRSMKGLAQRIDGKAKVALLTDIENSPNQLAKYLISFGMTEYRAFVAENLQGETEDSGWYELEEMMEREFSPLNVVILKRKSEGPSWSLGIEDEEFSQRKPDKGLITKKEIRVLSLHALKLRKNSTVWDVGTCTGSMAIEAAKLASEGQIFAIEKNEPDLDNCYLNQRKFRTDITAIHGKAPQGLETFPDPDAIFIGGTGGEMVDLISTCCKRLKEGGRIVLNAATIENLYRANEAFAEAGFHTSIMHAQISRSKPILGMNRFVPLNPVYIITAQRKEDMNE, from the coding sequence TTGAGTCAATCGATTAAATTAATCGGGATAGGGGATAACGGTCAGGAAAGCTTACTGCCCCAATATGCCCAATGGATAGAAGAAAGTGAAGTGCTGGTCGGAGGTGAGCGGGTCTTATCGTTTTTCCCGAACTATACTGGCAAGAAGATTGTCATAAAGGGCGGTTTGAAAAAGGTGGTGGAACAACTGCAGGATGAAACTCGTCCAACAGTTGTCTTAGCTTCCGGTGACCCATTGTTTTATGGAATGGGAGGCTATCTTTCTAGCAAAATCAACATAGAGGTTTACCCATATTTCAGTTCAATTCAGCTTGCTTTTGCAAAAATGGGTGAAAGCTGGCAAGATGCCTTCCTAGTTAGTGTTCATGGCCGCAGTATGAAAGGGCTGGCCCAAAGGATTGATGGAAAAGCGAAAGTAGCTTTGCTTACTGACATCGAAAATAGTCCAAATCAACTTGCTAAATATCTCATTTCATTCGGAATGACTGAATACCGGGCATTTGTGGCTGAAAATCTTCAAGGAGAAACCGAAGACTCTGGCTGGTATGAACTTGAAGAAATGATGGAGCGGGAATTCTCCCCGTTGAATGTCGTCATTTTGAAAAGAAAATCAGAAGGTCCAAGCTGGTCCTTGGGGATAGAAGATGAAGAATTTTCGCAGCGTAAACCGGATAAAGGCCTCATAACCAAAAAGGAAATTCGGGTATTAAGCCTGCATGCGTTGAAACTCCGGAAAAACAGCACCGTTTGGGATGTTGGGACGTGTACGGGCTCAATGGCAATTGAAGCGGCCAAGCTTGCATCCGAAGGCCAAATTTTCGCAATTGAAAAAAATGAGCCTGATTTAGATAACTGTTATTTAAACCAGCGTAAATTCCGTACTGATATAACTGCTATTCATGGAAAAGCTCCGCAGGGACTGGAAACTTTTCCGGATCCTGATGCAATCTTCATTGGAGGGACTGGCGGCGAAATGGTAGATCTAATCAGTACATGCTGCAAACGGCTAAAAGAAGGCGGCAGGATCGTTCTAAATGCTGCGACGATTGAGAATCTTTACCGGGCTAATGAGGCATTTGCTGAAGCTGGTTTTCACACTTCCATCATGCATGCCCAAATCTCCAGAAGTAAGCCAATATTGGGAATGAACAGATTTGTTCCGCTTAATCCGGTGTATATAATTACTGCACAACGAAAGGAAGACATGAATGAGTAA
- a CDS encoding precorrin-8X methylmutase: MDFKTDFKPLTVDPDKIYDYSFSIIAEEMGNHDFSEDEWKIVRRVIHASADFELGRSVIIHPNAIQAGVEAIRKGRHVIADVQMIESGTGKKRFQKHGGDVHCYISDPDVMVEAKRLNTTRAIISMQKAVKENEGGIYAIGNAPTALLELIRLIKEGIAKPDLIIGMPVGFVSAAESKEELAKITEIPFITNIGRKGGSTVTVAALNAISLLADS; this comes from the coding sequence ATGGATTTTAAAACGGATTTTAAACCACTAACGGTAGACCCAGACAAAATATATGATTATAGCTTCTCGATCATAGCCGAAGAAATGGGCAATCATGATTTTTCTGAAGATGAATGGAAGATCGTCCGCCGGGTCATTCATGCTTCAGCGGATTTTGAATTGGGAAGAAGTGTCATCATCCATCCAAATGCCATTCAAGCTGGTGTGGAAGCAATTCGCAAAGGTAGACATGTCATTGCGGATGTGCAAATGATCGAGAGCGGTACAGGCAAAAAAAGATTTCAAAAACACGGCGGGGACGTTCATTGCTATATTTCAGATCCGGATGTGATGGTCGAAGCAAAACGTTTGAATACGACAAGGGCGATCATTTCGATGCAAAAAGCCGTAAAGGAAAATGAAGGGGGCATTTATGCCATTGGCAATGCACCTACAGCTTTACTTGAGCTCATTCGCCTTATTAAAGAAGGGATTGCAAAACCGGACTTAATCATTGGAATGCCTGTTGGGTTTGTTTCTGCAGCAGAATCGAAAGAGGAACTCGCTAAGATCACGGAAATTCCATTCATTACGAATATTGGCCGAAAAGGTGGAAGTACTGTCACTGTTGCTGCATTGAACGCGATTTCCCTTTTAGCTGATAGTTAA
- a CDS encoding cobalt-precorrin-5B (C(1))-methyltransferase → MEKKVKKDPSQMRHGYTTGACSTAVTKAALTALITGDALEEATISLPIGRDATFTIEKYDISENAVSAETIKDAGDDPDATHLAHIISTVSWSDAPGIILDGGIGVGRVTKPGLPVPVGEAAINPVPRKMILTTVKQTLEEFKINRGVKVVISVPAGEEIAKKTLNGRLGIVGGISILGTRGTVVPFSSSAYMASIVQAISVAKASGCEHLVLTTGGRSEKYAMGLLQDLPEEAFIEMGDFVGFSLKQCKRQGIKKVSLVGMMGKFSKVAQGVMMVHSKSAPVDFGFLSEIAQSVGAEDDLVLEIKNANTASQVGDMMSAINNFDFFNKLCESCCHSAIKQVKGGIEMETAIYSLKGQLLGRAVGIESID, encoded by the coding sequence ATGGAAAAGAAAGTAAAAAAAGACCCCTCACAAATGCGTCATGGGTATACGACAGGGGCATGTTCGACTGCCGTGACTAAAGCGGCATTGACTGCATTGATCACGGGGGATGCACTTGAGGAAGCCACGATTTCCTTGCCCATCGGGCGAGATGCCACTTTCACTATTGAGAAATATGATATATCGGAAAATGCGGTTAGTGCTGAAACGATCAAAGATGCCGGAGATGATCCCGATGCCACCCATCTGGCACATATTATCTCTACTGTCAGCTGGTCTGATGCACCTGGGATTATCCTGGATGGGGGGATAGGTGTGGGTCGTGTGACCAAACCCGGGCTTCCTGTTCCTGTAGGAGAAGCGGCCATTAATCCTGTACCGCGCAAAATGATTTTAACCACTGTGAAACAAACATTGGAAGAATTTAAGATCAATAGAGGAGTGAAAGTCGTCATTTCCGTGCCAGCAGGTGAAGAAATAGCGAAAAAAACATTAAATGGCCGCTTAGGGATTGTGGGGGGCATTTCTATTTTAGGAACAAGGGGCACTGTCGTCCCTTTTTCCAGTTCAGCCTATATGGCAAGCATCGTCCAGGCTATCAGTGTCGCCAAAGCGAGTGGGTGCGAGCATCTTGTCTTAACTACTGGCGGGCGCAGTGAAAAGTATGCGATGGGCCTTCTCCAGGATTTACCTGAGGAAGCCTTTATTGAAATGGGTGACTTTGTGGGCTTCTCACTTAAGCAATGTAAGAGGCAAGGAATTAAAAAGGTATCATTGGTCGGCATGATGGGGAAATTCTCCAAAGTGGCCCAAGGTGTGATGATGGTGCATTCAAAAAGTGCGCCGGTCGACTTCGGTTTTCTATCGGAAATAGCCCAAAGCGTCGGAGCTGAAGATGATCTTGTTCTTGAAATCAAGAATGCAAACACAGCGTCACAAGTCGGGGACATGATGTCAGCGATAAATAATTTTGATTTTTTTAATAAACTATGTGAATCCTGCTGTCACTCTGCCATAAAGCAAGTGAAGGGCGGAATTGAAATGGAAACGGCGATTTATTCGTTGAAAGGACAATTACTGGGAAGGGCTGTTGGAATTGAGTCAATCGATTAA
- the cobJ gene encoding precorrin-3B C(17)-methyltransferase: MSTNGKLFVVGFGPGNFEHITKRAVEALQESDYIIGYKTYVELIQGLLTDQTIISTGMTEEVSRAQEAVKQAELGKKVAVISSGDAGVYGMAGLVYEVLIEKGWKEETGVGIEVIPGISAINSCASLLGAPVMHDSCTISLSDHLTPWELIAKRVEAAAMADFVIALYNPRSGRRTRQIVETQNILLRYRSPDTPVGLVKSAYRDRQDIVITNLKDMLNHDIGMLTTVIIGNSSTFLYDDKIITPRGYQRKYTLNSEKQPLKPHQRLQKEAEPWALDQEADSVQEVFIESAGGVGLLTKAPEKKPASFEMAMEALSRVKGQTVQQSIEPIVQQKMESVFELAVSPGVANKQFTPKQMMTLAEVVGEKGTMEYTPNHKIVLKIPTTDPEVITGKLQSANFLLSPIGDVLTLKACDFCDGEKTESIPYADEIHRVLGGMKMPKELNIGFNGCGMACYSAVMDDIGIVFRKGKFDLFLGAKPVGRTAHPGQPVAEGIEPEQLVELITDIVAEYKQNAHPNERLFKYFKRSKKIQNFSYQDIAPKINIEPAPCED, encoded by the coding sequence ATGAGTACAAACGGTAAATTATTCGTCGTGGGCTTTGGGCCAGGGAATTTTGAACACATTACCAAACGTGCTGTCGAAGCCCTTCAAGAAAGTGACTACATCATTGGTTATAAAACTTATGTTGAACTCATTCAGGGACTGCTCACAGATCAAACGATTATTAGTACGGGTATGACTGAAGAGGTATCACGTGCACAGGAAGCAGTGAAACAAGCGGAGCTGGGTAAGAAAGTTGCGGTAATTTCCAGCGGGGATGCCGGAGTTTACGGAATGGCTGGCTTGGTTTATGAAGTATTGATTGAAAAAGGCTGGAAAGAAGAAACTGGAGTGGGCATTGAAGTCATTCCTGGCATTTCGGCAATCAACTCCTGTGCATCTTTACTTGGGGCACCAGTCATGCACGATTCGTGTACGATCAGTCTCAGTGATCATTTAACTCCTTGGGAACTGATCGCTAAAAGGGTTGAAGCAGCTGCAATGGCAGACTTTGTCATTGCCCTGTATAATCCGCGCAGCGGCAGGCGGACGAGGCAAATTGTTGAAACACAGAACATTCTCCTTCGCTACCGTTCGCCCGATACACCTGTCGGGTTGGTGAAAAGTGCTTATCGCGATAGGCAGGATATTGTCATAACCAATTTGAAAGATATGTTGAATCACGATATTGGAATGTTGACCACCGTCATTATTGGTAATTCATCCACCTTTTTATATGATGACAAAATCATCACACCAAGAGGCTATCAGAGGAAATATACTTTGAATTCGGAAAAGCAACCATTGAAGCCGCATCAGCGTCTGCAAAAAGAAGCGGAACCGTGGGCATTAGATCAAGAAGCCGATTCTGTGCAAGAAGTCTTCATCGAATCCGCTGGAGGAGTTGGATTACTTACAAAAGCACCAGAAAAGAAGCCAGCTTCCTTTGAAATGGCAATGGAAGCACTGTCAAGAGTCAAGGGTCAAACCGTTCAGCAATCCATTGAGCCAATTGTTCAGCAAAAAATGGAGTCGGTATTCGAACTTGCCGTTAGTCCAGGTGTGGCGAATAAACAATTCACTCCCAAACAAATGATGACACTTGCGGAAGTTGTCGGGGAAAAGGGCACGATGGAATACACGCCAAATCATAAAATCGTATTAAAGATTCCGACAACGGATCCGGAAGTCATTACGGGGAAATTGCAATCAGCAAACTTTCTATTATCGCCGATTGGAGATGTACTGACATTAAAAGCCTGTGATTTCTGTGATGGTGAAAAAACGGAATCCATTCCTTATGCGGATGAAATACATCGGGTGCTTGGCGGAATGAAAATGCCCAAGGAACTTAACATCGGTTTTAATGGGTGTGGGATGGCTTGTTATAGTGCTGTGATGGATGATATCGGGATTGTCTTCCGAAAAGGGAAGTTCGACTTATTTCTTGGAGCTAAACCGGTTGGAAGAACAGCCCATCCAGGTCAGCCGGTTGCGGAAGGCATTGAACCGGAACAGCTTGTTGAACTGATTACGGACATTGTCGCGGAGTATAAGCAAAATGCCCATCCAAATGAGCGGCTTTTTAAATACTTCAAACGTTCGAAAAAGATACAGAATTTTTCTTATCAGGACATCGCTCCAAAAATAAACATAGAGCCTGCGCCTTGTGAAGACTAA
- the cobK gene encoding precorrin-6A reductase: MILFLAGTSDARELAIEMQQVGFKVLATVVTGSAAKSLQDAGISTRIGRLTAEDMTSLISEKGFQAVVDASHPFAEEASKNALNGAKAANVPYIRYERESQRFQNDKLIVVRDYEEAAKLAAAKRGVIMLTTGSKTLAVFAKELLGLENTRVIARMLPRMDNMEKCAQLGIEQKNIVAIQGPFSKELNKALYEQYGVTLMITKESGKVGAVDEKLEAALECGIETIMISRPDVDYQNVHSSFDHVIAELNKQLNEK, translated from the coding sequence ATGATATTGTTTTTGGCGGGTACAAGTGATGCAAGGGAATTAGCTATTGAGATGCAGCAGGTGGGATTCAAGGTTTTGGCAACTGTTGTAACCGGGTCGGCGGCTAAAAGTTTGCAAGATGCAGGCATATCCACCCGGATTGGCCGATTAACTGCAGAGGATATGACATCTTTAATTTCTGAAAAAGGTTTTCAGGCTGTAGTTGATGCAAGTCACCCATTTGCCGAAGAAGCATCCAAAAACGCCCTTAACGGAGCAAAGGCAGCAAATGTCCCTTATATTCGTTATGAGCGTGAAAGTCAACGGTTTCAGAATGATAAATTGATAGTTGTCCGTGATTATGAAGAAGCTGCCAAACTTGCCGCTGCGAAACGGGGAGTCATCATGCTCACGACCGGAAGTAAAACCCTAGCCGTGTTCGCAAAAGAATTGCTAGGGCTCGAGAATACCAGAGTCATAGCGAGAATGCTGCCACGCATGGACAATATGGAAAAATGTGCGCAGCTGGGCATTGAACAAAAAAATATCGTTGCGATTCAAGGTCCATTTTCCAAAGAATTAAATAAAGCTCTATATGAACAGTATGGCGTCACATTGATGATAACGAAAGAAAGTGGCAAGGTCGGTGCGGTTGATGAGAAATTGGAAGCCGCGTTGGAATGTGGAATAGAAACGATTATGATATCGCGACCGGATGTTGACTATCAAAATGTTCATTCCAGTTTTGATCATGTCATCGCCGAGTTGAATAAACAGCTAAATGAAAAATAG